One genomic segment of Garra rufa chromosome 13, GarRuf1.0, whole genome shotgun sequence includes these proteins:
- the LOC141348557 gene encoding protein c-Fos: MTFHSRLSPEEEERKRIRRERNKLAAAKCRNRRRELTNSLQAETDSLEEDKAALQSEIASLLKEKERLELILSAHKPHCKLTEETAAETPVETEEQSQAQEEQIQTANTSPEQAPTSPQQADPTSAAIFGDSDVLLCSSAELGAAEVEPYIDMRDVSMEDISDVIDSGDDMDLLVPDIDLTSSLGLSEWETLYMSMGGGLEPLSSPTCSPTCSSNNAVPVFNFNNADVEKHDSGKEGKSNAAKEILMTV, encoded by the exons ATGACGTTCCATAGCAGG CTTTCTCCAGAGGAAGAGGAGAGGAAGAGGATCAGAAGAGAACGGAATAAACTCGCAGCTGCCAAGTGTCGAAATCGCCGACGAGAGCTAACCAACAGCCTCCAAGCT GAAACCGATAGTCTCGAAGAGGACAAAGCAGCTCTGCAGTCTGAGATCGCGAGTCTGTTAAAGGAGAAAGAACGACTCGAACTCATCCTCTCTGCTCACAAGCCGCATTGTAAACTCACAGAAGAGACGGCGGCGGAGACGCCGGTGGAGACAGAGGAACAATCCCAAGCTCAGGAGGAGCAAATTCAAACTGCCAACACCTCCCCAGAACAAGCTCCCACCTCTCCTCAACAGGCCGACCCAACCAGCGCTGCAATCTTCGGCGACTCCGACGTCCTTCTGTGCTCTAGTGCTGAACTAGGCGCCGCTGAAGTGGAACCGTACATCGATATGAGGGATGTGTCCATGGAAGACATTAGCGATGTGATTGACAGCGGAGATGACATGGATCTGTTAGTGCCAGATATCGACCTCACTAGCTCTCTGGGCCTGAGCGAATGGGAAACCCTGTATATGTCAATGGGTGGTGGGTTGGAACCTCTCAGCTCACCGACATGCAGCCCCACTTGTAGCAGCAACAACGCCGTGCCCGTCTTCAACTTCAACAATGCGGATGTGGAGAAGCATGACAGTGGGAAAGAAGGCAAATCTAATGCAGCCAAAGAAATCCTGATGACCGTATGA
- the jdp2b gene encoding jun dimerization protein 2: MMPGQIPDPLVTAGSLPSVGPLAGIPATTLTDQFKLAELYSLGAVLSPLILNRHAKRPYDVIKGEGDDNDDRKKRRREKNKVAAARCRNRKKERTDFLQKESERLEMLNSELKSQIEDLKSERQQLIVMLNLHRPTCIVRTDSVKSPESDEHVLDQRSEQSD; the protein is encoded by the exons ATGATGCCAGGTCAAATCCCTGATCCATTAGTGACGGCCGGTTCTCTGCCCAGTGTGGGTCCGCTGGCTGGCATCCCCGCCACAACCCTTACAGACCAGTTCAAACTAGCAGAGCTCTACAGCCTCGGTGCGGTTCTGTCTCCTCTCATCCTGAACAGACACGCCAAGAGGCCGTACGACGTCATCAAGGGTGAG GGAGATGACAATGATGATCGCAAAAAAAGACGGCGAGAGAAAAACAAAGTTGCAGCCGCTCGCTGTCGAAACAGAAAGAAGGAAAGGACCGACTTTCTCCAGAAG GAGTCTGAACGGTTAGAGATGCTGAACTCAGAGCTGAAGTCTCAGATCGAGGATCTGAAATCGGAGCGACAGCAGCTGATCGTGATGCTCAACCTGCACAGACCCACCTGCATCGTCCGCACAGACAGCGTCAAAAGCCCCGAAAGCGATGAGCATGTGCTGGACCAGCGGTCAGAGCAGTCCGACTGA
- the fosab gene encoding v-fos FBJ murine osteosarcoma viral oncogene homolog Ab encodes MMFTSLNADCDASSRCSTASPSGDSVAYYPLNQTQEFTDLSVSSASFVPTVTAISSCPDLQWMVQPMISSVAPSNGGAQSYNPNLYPKMRVSGTKSPNPNKRARVEQISPEEEEKKRVRRERNKMAAAKCRNRRRELTDTLQAETDQLEDEKSALQNDIANLLKEKERLEFILAAHKPICKIPNETSASSVSPIPASSVPEIHSVTTSLASTVSVPVTTSSSSSLFSGTACTDSFSSTTVRISDLEPTLEESLELLAKAELETARSVPDVDLSSSLYAQDWEPLYTPANNDLEPLCTPVVTCTPACTTYTSSFMFTYPENDVFPTCGPVHRRGSSSNDQSSDSLNSPTLLTL; translated from the exons ATGATGTTTACCAGCCTTAACGCCGACTGTGACGCGTCTTCCCGGTGCAGCACGGCGTCGCCGAGCGGCGATAGCGTCGCGTATTACCCGCTCAACCAGACTCAG GAGTTCACAGACCTGAGTGTCTCAAGTGCCTCTTTCGTGCCAACCGTCACCGCGATCTCTTCATGCCCGGACCTGCAGTGGATGGTTCAGCCCATGATTTCATCTGTGGCGCCCTCCAACGGCGGAGCTCAATCTTACAACCCAAACCTTTACCCTAAAATGAGGGTCAGTGGAACCAAGTCTCCAAACCCCAACAAGAGAGCTAGAGTTGAGCAG ATTTCTccagaggaggaggagaagaaaaGAGTCCGTCGGGAGCGAAATAAGATGGCTGCGGCAAAATGCCGCAACCGAAGACGGGAGCTCACTGACACGCTGCAAGCT GAAACTGACCAACTCGAGGATGAAAAATCTGCCCTCCAAAATGACATTGCCAACCTGCTTAAAGAGAAAGAGAGGTTAGAGTTCATCCTCGCCGCACACAAACCCATCTGCAAGATCCCCAACGAGACATCCGCCAGCTCCGTCTCCCCCATCCCCGCCTCTTCGGTTCCCGAAATCCACAGCGTCACTACCTCACTGGCCTCCACAGTAAGCGTACCAGTTACGACCTCTTCCAGCAGCTCGCTATTCTCCGGCACGGCCTGCACCGACAGCTTCAGCTCCACCACGGTGAGGATCTCAGATCTGGAGCCCACCCTGGAGGAGTCTCTGGAGCTCCTGGCCAAAGCCGAGCTGGAGACGGCTCGCTCTGTGCCCGACGTGGACCTGTCTAGCTCTCTGTACGCTCAAGACTGGGAGCCACTCTACACGCCGGCTAACAACGACCTGGAGCCCCTTTGCACGCCTGTCGTCACCTGCACCCCGGCCTGCACCACATATACGTCTTCCTTTATGTTCACCTATCCAGAAAACGACGTCTTCCCCACTTGCGGGCCTGTGCATCGGCGGGGCAGCAGCAGCAATGACCAATCATCCGACTCCTTGAATTCGCCAACCCTCCTCACTCTTTAA